The following coding sequences are from one Daphnia pulex isolate KAP4 chromosome 11, ASM2113471v1 window:
- the LOC124207973 gene encoding serine/arginine repetitive matrix protein 1-like isoform X6 encodes MQINLTGFLNGKNARILMTELWDLLLSAQESSAGIPEVFMAQKKEEIKLRKEEQDRIQEAIKKADRDRRADREKERNDRTDKRASKDRSRSPNKDRVIKKEGDNPRSSPRRDGRRPSLERRSPNRGKASPPPRRRSPARSPARRSPRRSPRRSPVRRSPARRSPARRSPARRSPARRSPVRRSPARRSPVRRSPARRSPVRRSPVRRSPVRRSPRRSPVRNHSPRRPSPRRSPVRKSPVRHRSAERRRSPIQRDRSPDRRDKERPRRSPEPKKDGAYSDKKPAAVSGLQAKLMQMAGQDTSSLAIVSAPSKRRSPSASSKSSSSRSSSSSSSRSASPIQRKSDSVQNKRNYRGHQSSSPEAQRRAQRGPMDRGRGVPDRQMEKSRDREKERDRLPARDKGREREREKEKPPTAGLRGSRARGGSGRGSRSLSRTPSPFRKENDSRLRTRGHSESPIPDVKRDIKKDKRKDVERDQSPPEKMLKKRKPSPSPVKKKKRKSSSGSEESEVEESESGESSSVESTPDKKKRKKEKKKRKETTSESSEESGDSEEERKKKKKSKKEKKKKEKRKKEKKKKSKKSKSKRRHDSDEESEDGIVTPSAESEALERQLREKALESLSRRKEQRK; translated from the exons ATGCAAATCAATTTAACTGGATTCCTCAACGGCAAGAATGCCAGGATTCTGATGACTGAATTGTGGGATCTTCTACTATCTGCCCAAGAATCGTCTGCTGGAATTCCGGAGGTCTTTATGGCacagaagaaggaagaaatcaaattaagaAAG GAAGAACAAGATCGAATCCAGGAAGCAATCAAAAAGGCCGACCGGGATCGGCGCGCTGACCGAGAAAAGGAACGCAACGACCGTACTGACAAACGAGCTTCCAAAGATAGAAGCCGTAGCCCCAACAAGGACAGGGTGATCAAGAAGGAAGGAGACAATCCCCGCTCTTCACCTCGTCGTGACGGCCGACGTCCTTCATTGGAGCGTCGTTCTCCTAATCGAGGCAAGGCGTCGCCACCGCCTCGTCGTCGCTCACCTGCCAGATCGCCAGCAAGGCGCTCGCCTCGTCGATCTCCACGTCGATCACCTGTTCGTCGCTCCCCAGCTCGCCGTTCTCCTGCACGCAGATCTCCCGCTCGTCGCTCGCCAGCTAGACGATCACCCGTTCGCCGCTCTCCCGCTAGGAGATCTCCAGTTCGAAGGTCCCCAGCCCGCAGATCTCCTGTTCGTCGGTCACCGGTCCGCAGGTCGCCCGTTCGAAGATCTCCCAGGCGTTCACCTGTTCGTAATCATTCTCCTCGGCGTCCTTCACCACGCCGTTCGCCCGTGAGGAAGTCACCCGTTCGACACCGGTCGGCGGAACGTCGTCGCTCTCCGATTCAACGAGACAG ATCTCCTGATCGCCGTGACAAGGAACGTCCTCGTCGTTCGCCAGAGCCGAAAAAGGATGGAGCCTACAGCGATAAAAAGCCGGCTGCTGTCTCCGGTTTACAG gcgAAATTGATGCAGATGGCTGGGCAGGATACTTCATCACTGGCCATAGTTTCCGCACCTTCTAAACGTCGGTCCCCGTCGGCATCATCCAAATCGTCTTCATCGCGCAGTTCCTCATCTTCGTCATCTCGTTCTGCCTCTCCTA TCCAGCGTAAAAGCGATAGTGTCCAGAACAAACGCAACTATCGAGGCCATCAAAGTTCATCTCCAGAAGCCCAACGTCGAGCCCAGCGTGGACCAATGGATCGTGGTCGAGGAGTACCCGATCGCCAGATGGAAAAGAGTCGAGATCGGGAGAAGGAACGGGATCGCTTACCTGCCCGTGATAAAGGTCGTGAGAGGGAacgtgagaaagaaaaaccaccaACAGCTGGTCTTCGTGGCAGTAGAGC AAGAGGTGGATCCGGACGCGGAAGTCGCAGTCTATCTCGCACTCCTTCGCCGTTCAGAAAGGAAAATGATTCTCGTTTGAG GACCCGTGGCCATTCTGAGAGCCCGATCCCAGATGTGAAACGTGATATTAAGAAGGACAAGCGCAAGGATGTTGAGAGAGATCAATCTCCTCCtgagaaaatgttgaagaagcGCAAGCCATCTCCTTCTCCagtcaaaaag aagaagaggaaatcgTCGTCTGGGTCTGAAGAGTCAGAAGTAGAAGAATCCGAGTCTGGAGAATCGTCTAGCGTTGAATCCACTCCGGACAAGAAGAAACgcaagaaggagaagaagaagaggaaggaaACCACATCAGAGTCGTCAGAG GAATCTGGCGATtcggaagaagagagaaaaaagaagaagaagagcaagaaagagaagaagaagaaggaaaagaggaagaaggagaaaaagaagaagtctaAGAAAAGTAAATCCAAAAGGCGTCATGATTCTGACGAGGAGTCAGAG GATGGCATAGTCACACCTTCGGCGGAATCGGAAGCTTTGGAACGACAGCTGAGAGAAAAGGCGTTGGAGTCGCTGAGTCGGCGTAAAGAGCAACGCAAGTGA
- the LOC124207973 gene encoding serine/arginine repetitive matrix protein 1-like isoform X7, translating into MQINLTGFLNGKNARILMTELWDLLLSAQESSAGIPEVFMAQKKEEIKLRKEEQDRIQEAIKKADRDRRADREKERNDRTDKRASKDRSRSPNKDRVIKKEGDNPRSSPRRDGRRPSLERRSPNRGKASPPPRRRSPARSPARRSPRRSPRRSPVRRSPARRSPARRSPARRSPARRSPVRRSPARRSPVRRSPARRSPVRRSPVRRSPVRRSPRRSPVRNHSPRRPSPRRSPVRKSPVRHRSAERRRSPIQRDRSPDRRDKERPRRSPEPKKDGAYSDKKPAAVSGLQAKLMQMAGQDTSSLAIVSAPSKRRSPSASSKSSSSRSSSSSSSRSASPIQRKSDSVQNKRNYRGHQSSSPEAQRRAQRGPMDRGRGVPDRQMEKSRDREKERDRLPARDKGREREREKEKPPTAGLRGSRARGGSGRGSRSLSRTPSPFRKENDSRLRTRGHSESPIPDVKRDIKKDKRKDVERDQSPPEKMLKKRKPSPSPVKKKRKSSSGSEESEVEESESGESSSVESTPDKKKRKKEKKKRKETTSESSEESGDSEEERKKKKKSKKEKKKKEKRKKEKKKKSKKSKSKRRHDSDEESEDGIVTPSAESEALERQLREKALESLSRRKEQRK; encoded by the exons ATGCAAATCAATTTAACTGGATTCCTCAACGGCAAGAATGCCAGGATTCTGATGACTGAATTGTGGGATCTTCTACTATCTGCCCAAGAATCGTCTGCTGGAATTCCGGAGGTCTTTATGGCacagaagaaggaagaaatcaaattaagaAAG GAAGAACAAGATCGAATCCAGGAAGCAATCAAAAAGGCCGACCGGGATCGGCGCGCTGACCGAGAAAAGGAACGCAACGACCGTACTGACAAACGAGCTTCCAAAGATAGAAGCCGTAGCCCCAACAAGGACAGGGTGATCAAGAAGGAAGGAGACAATCCCCGCTCTTCACCTCGTCGTGACGGCCGACGTCCTTCATTGGAGCGTCGTTCTCCTAATCGAGGCAAGGCGTCGCCACCGCCTCGTCGTCGCTCACCTGCCAGATCGCCAGCAAGGCGCTCGCCTCGTCGATCTCCACGTCGATCACCTGTTCGTCGCTCCCCAGCTCGCCGTTCTCCTGCACGCAGATCTCCCGCTCGTCGCTCGCCAGCTAGACGATCACCCGTTCGCCGCTCTCCCGCTAGGAGATCTCCAGTTCGAAGGTCCCCAGCCCGCAGATCTCCTGTTCGTCGGTCACCGGTCCGCAGGTCGCCCGTTCGAAGATCTCCCAGGCGTTCACCTGTTCGTAATCATTCTCCTCGGCGTCCTTCACCACGCCGTTCGCCCGTGAGGAAGTCACCCGTTCGACACCGGTCGGCGGAACGTCGTCGCTCTCCGATTCAACGAGACAG ATCTCCTGATCGCCGTGACAAGGAACGTCCTCGTCGTTCGCCAGAGCCGAAAAAGGATGGAGCCTACAGCGATAAAAAGCCGGCTGCTGTCTCCGGTTTACAG gcgAAATTGATGCAGATGGCTGGGCAGGATACTTCATCACTGGCCATAGTTTCCGCACCTTCTAAACGTCGGTCCCCGTCGGCATCATCCAAATCGTCTTCATCGCGCAGTTCCTCATCTTCGTCATCTCGTTCTGCCTCTCCTA TCCAGCGTAAAAGCGATAGTGTCCAGAACAAACGCAACTATCGAGGCCATCAAAGTTCATCTCCAGAAGCCCAACGTCGAGCCCAGCGTGGACCAATGGATCGTGGTCGAGGAGTACCCGATCGCCAGATGGAAAAGAGTCGAGATCGGGAGAAGGAACGGGATCGCTTACCTGCCCGTGATAAAGGTCGTGAGAGGGAacgtgagaaagaaaaaccaccaACAGCTGGTCTTCGTGGCAGTAGAGC AAGAGGTGGATCCGGACGCGGAAGTCGCAGTCTATCTCGCACTCCTTCGCCGTTCAGAAAGGAAAATGATTCTCGTTTGAG GACCCGTGGCCATTCTGAGAGCCCGATCCCAGATGTGAAACGTGATATTAAGAAGGACAAGCGCAAGGATGTTGAGAGAGATCAATCTCCTCCtgagaaaatgttgaagaagcGCAAGCCATCTCCTTCTCCagtcaaaaag aagaggaaatcgTCGTCTGGGTCTGAAGAGTCAGAAGTAGAAGAATCCGAGTCTGGAGAATCGTCTAGCGTTGAATCCACTCCGGACAAGAAGAAACgcaagaaggagaagaagaagaggaaggaaACCACATCAGAGTCGTCAGAG GAATCTGGCGATtcggaagaagagagaaaaaagaagaagaagagcaagaaagagaagaagaagaaggaaaagaggaagaaggagaaaaagaagaagtctaAGAAAAGTAAATCCAAAAGGCGTCATGATTCTGACGAGGAGTCAGAG GATGGCATAGTCACACCTTCGGCGGAATCGGAAGCTTTGGAACGACAGCTGAGAGAAAAGGCGTTGGAGTCGCTGAGTCGGCGTAAAGAGCAACGCAAGTGA